CCGCCTTCGGGGCCGAAGCCGTAGGGGGCCTCGGTGCCGGACCACGGGATCGGGACGCGGCAGCCGTCGCGGTAGCCGTCCTGGCCGGCCTGCCGGAAGAACGACGGGTCCTGGCGGACCTCGTCGGGCAGGTCGGTGACGTCGGGCAGGCCGAGCTCCTCGCCCTGGTAGATGTAGGCGGAGCCGGGCAGCGCGAGCATCAGCAGGGTGGCGGCGCGGGCCCGGCGCAGGCCCAGTTCGCGGTCGCCGGGGGTGCGGATCTGGGTGCCCAGGCCGGGCGGGTTGGCGAACCGGGTGGCGTGCCGGGTGACGTCGTGGTTGGAGAGCACCCAGGTGGTGGGGGCGCCGACCGGGCGCATCGAGTCGAGCGAGACGTCGATCACCTCGCGCAGCGCGGCGGCGTCCCAACCGGTGCCCAGGTACTGGAAGTTGAAGGCCTGGTGCAGTTCGTCGGGGCGGACGTAGTTGGCGGTGCGCTGGACGGTCGGGGTCCAGGCCTCGGCGACGCCGATCCGGGCGCCCGGGTACTCGTCGAGGATCTGCCGCCAGCTGCGGTAGATGGCGTGCACGCCGTCCTGGTCGAAGAACGGCATGACGTCGTTGCCGAGCAGCTTGAGCTGGTCGTGGCTGCCGAGGTCGGGCAGGCCGGGGGCCTTGACCAGGCCGTGGGCGACGTCGATCCGGAAGCCGTCGACGCCCATGTCGAGCCAGAACCGCAGGATGGAGCGGAACTCGTCGGCGACCGCCGGGTTGTCCCAGTTGAAGTCGGGCTGCTCGGGGGCGAACAGGTGCAGGTACCACTCGCCGGGGGTGCCGTCGGGGTTCGCGGTGCGGGTCCAGGCCGGGCCGCCGAAGATCGACTCCCAGTCGTTGGGCGGCAGTTCGCCGTTCTCGCCCTTGCCGGGGCGGAAGTGGTAGCGCTCGCGCAGCGGGGAGCCGGGGCCCTCGCGCAGCGCGCGCTGGAACCACTCGTGCCGGTCGGAGGAGTGGTTGGGGACGAGGTCGACGATGATCCGCAGGCCCAGGTCGTGGGCGTCGCGGATCAGCGCGTCGGCGTCCAGCAGGGTGCCGAACATCGGGTCGACGGCCCGGTAGTCGGCCACGTCGTAGCCGGCGTCGGCCTGCGGGGAGGCGTAGAACGGCGAGAGCCACACGGCGTCCACGCCCAGGTCGCGCAGGTAGGGCAGGCGGGCCCGGATGCCGGGCAGGTCGCCCATGCCGTCGCCGTTCCCGTCGGCGAAGCTGCGCGGGTACACCTGGTAGATGACCGCGTCCCGCCACCAGCCGTCTCTGGCGGCGTCGTTCGCGGCAGTCGTCCGGGCGGCGGGAACGGCGGCGGGAACGGCGGGCCTGGAGGCGTCGGCCAGGTTCTGGGTCATTGGACGGTCATCCCTTGGAGGCTGTGGAAGTGACGTGGGAGGTGACGGGTCGTTCAGGACTTCGCGGCGCCGGCCGTCAGACCGGTGACCAGGTGGCGCTGCACCAGGTAGAAGACGACCGCGGCCGGGAGCGCGATCAGCACCGAGGTGGCGGCCATCAGCTGCCACTGGTGGTCGTGCTCGCTGACGAACGAGGACAGGCCGACCGCCAGCGTGTACTTGTCGGACGAGAGCATGAAGGTCGAGGCGTAGGCGACCTCGCCCCAGGCGGTGAGGAAGGAGTAGAACGCGGCCACCGCCAGGCCCGGGCGGGCCAGCGGCAGGATCAGCCGCCAGAAGGTGCCGATCGGGGAGAGCCCGTCGACCCGGCCGGCCTCGTCGATCTCCATCGGGATGGTGTCGAAGTAGCCCTTGAGCAGCCAGGCGCAGTACGGCACGGTGGTGGCCGAGTAGACCAGGATCAGGCCGGTGTAGCTGTCCAGCATCCCGAGGTTCGACAGGATGTAGTACATCGGCACGATCAGCACCGCGATCGGGAACATCTGGGTGACCAGCAGGGTCCACATCAGCTGCCGGTAGCCGGGGAAGCGCATCCGGGAGACCGCGTAGCCGGTGGAGGCGGCGATCAGCACGCCGATCACGGTGGTGCCGCCGGCCACGATCGCCGAGTTGCCGAACCAGGTGAAGAACCCGGTGTCGTTCATGACCTTGGTGTAGTTGGCGAAGGTCATCTTGTCGAAGATCTTCGCCGGGTGCAGGTAGTCATTGTCGTCCGGCCCGAGCGAGATGTACGCGATGTACAGCACCGGGAACAGCGCGACCAGGCTGGCGGCGATCAGCGTGCCGTGCGCGAGCACGGTGGCCAGCGGCGAGGACCGGCCGCGCCGGCGGACCTTGGCGGGGCGCTCGGTGGTGGCCGTCTCGGCGGCGGGGCGGTCGGCGGTGAGTGTCATGGGGCTGCCTGCCTGGTCGGGTTCCTCGGTCTGGTGGGTGGTCCGGCTGCTCATCCGTTGGCCTTCTCGTTCCGGGCCAGCCAGCGGCGGTAGAAGGTGGTGAACACGATCAGGATCGACAGCAGCAGGATGCCGTAGGTCGCGGACTGCGCGTAGTCGGAGGGCTGCTGGCCGAAGCCGAGGCGGTAGGCCCAGGTGACCAGGATCTGCGCGTCGGGGGCGCCGGAGCCGAAGAGCAGGAAGATGACCGCGAACTGGTTGAAGGTCCAGATCACGCCGAGCAGCACGACGGTCGAGGAGACGGTGCGCAGACCGGGCAGGGTGACGTGGCGGAAGCGCTGCCAGGGGCCGGCCCCGTCCATCTCGGCGGCCTCGTAGAGCTCCTGCGGGATCGACTGGAGTCCGCCGAGCAGCGAGATCATCATGAACGGCACGCCGACCCAGGTGTTGACCAGGATCGCGGCGGCCTTCTGCGCCAGCGGGTCGGACAGCCAGGCGGGTTCGGGCAGGTGCAGGAAGGAGAGCAGTCCGTTGACGGCGCCGCCGTCGGCGAGCATCAGGCGCCAGGAGAAGACGGTGACGAAGGTCGGCACCGCCCAGGGCAGGATCAGCACCAGCCGGTACAGGCCGCGGCCGCGCATCTTCCGGTTGAGCAGCAGCGCCAGGCCCAGGCCGATGCCGTAATGCAGGACGACGCAGATCGCGGTCCAGGCGACGGTCCAGATGAAGTGCGACCAGAACCGGTCGTACGCGGTCGGCCCCCACAGCACGTCCGCGTAGTTGTCCAGCCCGATGAAGTCGAAGCTGTCGGGGATGTGGTTGACGCCGATCTGCCGGCCGACGTTGAGGCTGGTGGCGTTGGTCAGGGTCAGGTAGATGCCGCGCACCAGCGGGTAGCCGACCAGCACGCCGAGGACGATCACGACCGGCGCGATCATAGCGTACGCGTACCAGTACTTCGAGTACGACAGCCTGATGCGCTGTGCGACCGCAACTGCCATGGAAAGACACCTTCTCCGGGAGGTCCGCCGCCTGCCTCGGCGACTGCTGGGGGGATGACGGGCCGGCCCGGCCCACCGTCAGGTGTGGGCCGGGCGGCCGGTCGGCTTACTTGGTGAAGTCCGGGAGGAGCTTCGCGTAGTCGGTCGCGGTGGCGTCGAGACCGGCCTTGGTGTCCGACTGGTCCTGGACGATCTTGCCGAGGTTGGTGCCGAAGGAGCCGAACAGCGAGGCGTACTCGGGCAGTTCGGGGCGCGGCTGGGCGGAGGTCAGGATCGCCTGGAAGTCCGCGATGCCGGGGTTGGCCTTGACCTCGTCGGTGTAGGCGTCGGTCCGGGTGGGCAGGGTGCCGTTCTTCAGCGCGAGGAAGGTCTGGCTCTCGGCGGAGGTCAGGAACGCGGCGAGCTTCTCGGCGGCGGCCTTGTGGGCGGCGTCGGAGCCGGCGTAGACGGAGACGTTGTGGCCGCCGGTGGGGGCGCCGCCCTTGCCGGTGGAGCCGTTCGGGACGGCGGCGATGCCGAGGTTCTTCTTGTCGGCGAACGCGGTGCCCTTGTAGATGTTGGTGACCTCCCAGGGGCCCTGGATGATCGCCGCGACCTTGCCGTTGTTGAAGGCGTCCATCATGTGCGCGTAGGCGTCGGTGGTGACGTCGGCCTTGGCGGTGCCGGGCGAGGTGAACATCGACTTGTAGGTGTCGACGGCCTTGACGGCCTCGGCCGAGTTGACGGTGATCTTCTTGCCCGCGGCGTCCACCATGTTGGTGCCCTCGCCGTACAGGAACGGCATGGCGTAGTAGCCGTCACCGGCCTTCAGCCAGAAGCCGTCGACGCCCGCCTTCTCCTTGAGCTGCGCGGCGTCGGCCTTGAGCTCGTCCCAGGTGGTGGGGGCGGCGGTGATGCCGGCCTTGGCGAACAGGTCCTTGTTGTACATCAGGGCGAGGGTGTCGGTGACCAGCGGGACGCCGTAGACCTTGCCCGAGTACGTGGCCTGCTTGATCAGCGAGGGCTGGAAGACGGAGGCGTCGGCCAGCGCGGGGGTGCCGTCCAGCGGCTCCAGGTAGCCGGCCTTGGCGAAGGCGGAGGTCCAGCCGACCTCGGCGCGGAAGACGTCCGGCGCGCCCTTGGCGCCCATCGCGGTCTGCAACTTGTTCTGCGCCGTGTCGAACGGCACGTTGACGAAGTTGACCTTGACGTTCGGGTTCGCGGCCTCGAACTTCTTGACCAGCTCCTGGTAGTTGGGGGCCTCGTTGGTGGCGTTCGAGGTGTCCCAGTAGGTGATGGTGACCGGTCCGCCGTCGCCCTTGGCGTCCGAGCCGGAGCCGCTGCTGCTGCAGGCCGCCATGGAGACCGCCAGAGCCGCAACGAGAGCGGAGGCCGCGATGCCACGCCGCATGGAAACTCCTATGAAAGGTGGGGGTGCCCGAGATGGAGGAGGACGGCGCATAATGGCTGTCCGAAGCCGACTGCGCCGTTGCGGCCGCCGGGCTTGAGCAGGAACGTAACAGCGCGGCGAACGTTGCTGAAAGGTCTTGCAGCAAGTTTCTGCAAGATGACGGGGATCGTTACGTCCACGTGTCCTTAGAGTTGCCATCGCGCGCCTTGACCATCCGTCGCCTTGCGGAAACTCCTTGCAGTCACCGGGCCCCGACATGCGGAAGGGCCCCCGGGAGCAGCGCTCCCGGGGGCCCTTCGCCGGACGTCCGGCGGTCAGTCGGCGGTGCCCACCCGCAGCACGGTGGTGGAGCGGAACTCCTGCCCCGGCCGCAGCTCGGTCGACGGGTACGACGGCTGGTGCGGCGAGTCCGGGTGGTGCTGGGTCTCCAGCGCCACCCCCGCGTACGGGCCGTAGGCCGTGCCGGACGGGCCGGTGACCGCGCCGTCGAAGCCGTTCGCGGTGTAGACCTGGATGCCGGGCTCGGTGGTCAGCACCTCCAGCGTCCGCCCGCTGTCCGGGTCCGCCAGCAGCGCCGCGCGCACCGGCGGCCCGTCCGCGGGGCGCTCGCGCAGCACCCAGTTGTGGTCGTAGCCGCGGGAAAGTTTCAGCTGCGGGTGCCCCTCGGCGATGCCCTCGCCGAGCGGCCGGGCGGTGGTGAAGTCGAACGGGGTGCCCGCCACCGGCTCGTACGGGCCGTACGGGATCTGCCGCTCGTCGACCGGGGTGTACGCGTCCGCGTCGAGGGTCAGCAGGTGGCCCAGCACGTCGCCGCGGCCCTCGCCGGCCAGGTTGAAGTAGGCGTGGTTGGTCAGGTTGAGCACCGTCGGCTTGTTGGTCACCGCCCGGTAGGAGATGGCCAGGTCGCGGCCGGTGAGGGTGAAGTCGACCCAGACGTCCAGCGCGCCCGGGAAGCCCTGGTCGCCGTCCGGCGAGTGCAGGTGCATCCGCACCCCGTCGGGGATCTCCTCGGCGTCCCACACCCGGTGCGAGAAGGAGTCCGGGCCGCCGTGCAGGGTGACGCCGTGGCCGGTGGGCAGCAGCGGGTGGTCCTCGCCGTCGAGGGTGATCCGGCTGTCGGCGATCCGGTTGGCGTACCGGCCGACGGTGACCCCGTAGTGCTTGGCCGGGCCGAGCAGGGTGCCCACGTCCGCGCTGGTGAGCAGCAGCTGGGCCGGGGCGCCGGAGCGGTCCGGGGCGGTGAGGGTGTGCAGCGCGGCCCCCAGGGTGATCACCGTCGCCTCGACCGGGCCGGCCCGCAGCGTCCAGCGTTCCAGCCCCATCCCGGCGCCGGAGTGGTCGTACGGTGCCCGGTGCACCTCGGTGGGCTCGGCCGGCGCGGTCATGGGGCTGCTCCTCGGTTCGTGATCATCCTGCCCGGTCAGCGTAGCCCGACCCGGCGCGCGGACCGGCGACCCGCCCCGCGCGCCGACAGGATCGACCGGTCCGTCAGTCAGCCTGCCCGGGGCCGTCGGTGGGCAATCCGAGCGCGTCCGCGAGTCCCCCGGGGCCGGTGCCGAGCTTGCGGTGGACGGAGGCCAGCCGCTGCTTGACGATGCCCAGCGGGAGCTTCAGCTCCTCGGCGATCCGCTGCGGCGGCAGCGAGCGCGCGGCGAGCCGGGCGACCGCGAGCTCGTGCGGGCTGAGGGTGTCCTTGGCGGGCGCGGCCGGGCGGCTGGGCTGAAGCCCGGCCGCGGCGAGCACCTCGCGGGCCCGCGCCTCCAACCCGTCGGCGCCGCAGTGCTTGGCCAGCTCCAGCCCCTGGTACAGGTGTTCCGCCGCCTCCAGGCTGCGTCCGGCCTGCGCCAGCGCGGCGCCCAGGTCGACCAGGGCGTGCGCGTGCTCGTAGCCGGCCGGGGAGCGGCCCAGCCAGCCGACCGCGTCCTGGAGCAGCCGGACGGCCTGCGCGCCCTCCCGGACCGCGGCGGCCAGCCGCAGCGCGGTGCCGATCGCCGACGGGACGCCGGACTCCTTGGCCCGCTCGACCGCGTCCTCGGCGATCTCCCGGGCGGCCGCCGGGTCGTGCGCCGCCGTGGCGACGGCCAGGTGGCCGGCCCACGGGGCGTGCACGGCGGAGCGCCAGCCGCGCCGGTCCAGCCGGTCGCCGATCTCGCGCAGCACCTCGACGGCCGCCCGGTGCTCGCCGCGCGAGATCAGCAGCTTGCCGTAGGTGGTGGCCACGTCGGGGAGCACCAGCGCGGTCTGGTGGTAGGGCGGCTGGAAGCGGTACTTGACCGCGATCTCCCAGGCCTCCTGGGTGCGGCCGCGGGCGAGCAGGGTGTCGATCAGTACGCCCACCAGGTTCCAGGTCAGCGGGAGGCCGGTGCCCATCCGGTCGGCGATCCGCAGGCCGCGGCGCAGGAAGTCCTCCGCCTCCGGGAGGAAGCCGCGGCGCAGCCGGGCGTAGCCCATCAGGAAGTAGGCGAAGCCGCGGTGGGCGCCGCTCCACCCGGCGATCTCGAACTCCAGGATGGCGGAGCTGAACAGCTTCTCGGCGCGGGCGAGTTCGTCGTTGTAGGCGAAGCACAGGCCGAGCAGGGCGGGCAGTTCGAAGTTCCAGGTGGTGTTGGTCCAGCCGAGGCTGCGCGGCAGCCGGCCGTCCACCAGGGCGTCCTCGGCGGCCCGCAGCGCTTCGGCGTTGCCGCGGCCGCGGAGCGTGAGGTCCCAGGCGTACAGGGCGCGGACCGGCCGGGCCGCCTCGCTGTCCGGGTCGACCTCGGCGACCAGCCGGCGGACCCGCTCGGCGCGTTCGGGGCCGTCCTTCTCCTCCCGCTGCAACGCGGTGTACAGCAGGTGGGCGACCAGCAGCCGGAGCCGGCCGGGGCCCTCGGCGGCGCGCTCGGACTCGTCCAGGCAGAGCGCGGCGGCCCCGCCCAGGTCGCCGCTGTGGGCCACCACCTCGGAGAGCCGGAAGACCGCCTCGACCCGCAGGTCGGGGCTGAGCCCGGGGTCCATGTCGATGGCGCGGCGCAGCTGGTTGGCGGTGGCCTCGGGGTCGGTGAGCAGGCTGGCGCAGGCCAGCTCGAACAGCACCTCGGCCTGGTCCTCCTCGTCCGGCGGCTCGTTGAGGGCGCGCTCCAGACAGCGGCGGGCGGCTTCGGGGGCGCCGATGGCCAGGTTCTCGGCGGCGGCCCGGCGCAGCTTGCGCACCATCGCGTCGTCGCCCTCGCCGGGGTGGGTCTCCAGCAGGTGGCGGGAGGCGGCCAGCAGCGAGCCGCCCGCGTTCTCGATCACCGTGGCGGCCTGGCCGTGCATGCCGGTGCGGGTGCTGGGCGGGATCGACTGGTAGATCGAGGTGGCGA
The window above is part of the Kitasatospora sp. NA04385 genome. Proteins encoded here:
- a CDS encoding glycoside hydrolase family 13 protein, with amino-acid sequence MTQNLADASRPAVPAAVPAARTTAANDAARDGWWRDAVIYQVYPRSFADGNGDGMGDLPGIRARLPYLRDLGVDAVWLSPFYASPQADAGYDVADYRAVDPMFGTLLDADALIRDAHDLGLRIIVDLVPNHSSDRHEWFQRALREGPGSPLRERYHFRPGKGENGELPPNDWESIFGGPAWTRTANPDGTPGEWYLHLFAPEQPDFNWDNPAVADEFRSILRFWLDMGVDGFRIDVAHGLVKAPGLPDLGSHDQLKLLGNDVMPFFDQDGVHAIYRSWRQILDEYPGARIGVAEAWTPTVQRTANYVRPDELHQAFNFQYLGTGWDAAALREVIDVSLDSMRPVGAPTTWVLSNHDVTRHATRFANPPGLGTQIRTPGDRELGLRRARAATLLMLALPGSAYIYQGEELGLPDVTDLPDEVRQDPSFFRQAGQDGYRDGCRVPIPWSGTEAPYGFGPEGGPSWLPQPAEWARLSVEVQTGDPTSTLELYRSAIAVRREQPALGAGSDVAWLPAPEGVLAFRRESSEGSFVCTVNATGETVRIPAPGRMLLSSTEAVVTENGVELPADSTAWWAV
- a CDS encoding sugar ABC transporter permease, yielding MTLTADRPAAETATTERPAKVRRRGRSSPLATVLAHGTLIAASLVALFPVLYIAYISLGPDDNDYLHPAKIFDKMTFANYTKVMNDTGFFTWFGNSAIVAGGTTVIGVLIAASTGYAVSRMRFPGYRQLMWTLLVTQMFPIAVLIVPMYYILSNLGMLDSYTGLILVYSATTVPYCAWLLKGYFDTIPMEIDEAGRVDGLSPIGTFWRLILPLARPGLAVAAFYSFLTAWGEVAYASTFMLSSDKYTLAVGLSSFVSEHDHQWQLMAATSVLIALPAAVVFYLVQRHLVTGLTAGAAKS
- a CDS encoding carbohydrate ABC transporter permease codes for the protein MAVAVAQRIRLSYSKYWYAYAMIAPVVIVLGVLVGYPLVRGIYLTLTNATSLNVGRQIGVNHIPDSFDFIGLDNYADVLWGPTAYDRFWSHFIWTVAWTAICVVLHYGIGLGLALLLNRKMRGRGLYRLVLILPWAVPTFVTVFSWRLMLADGGAVNGLLSFLHLPEPAWLSDPLAQKAAAILVNTWVGVPFMMISLLGGLQSIPQELYEAAEMDGAGPWQRFRHVTLPGLRTVSSTVVLLGVIWTFNQFAVIFLLFGSGAPDAQILVTWAYRLGFGQQPSDYAQSATYGILLLSILIVFTTFYRRWLARNEKANG
- a CDS encoding extracellular solute-binding protein; the encoded protein is MRRGIAASALVAALAVSMAACSSSGSGSDAKGDGGPVTITYWDTSNATNEAPNYQELVKKFEAANPNVKVNFVNVPFDTAQNKLQTAMGAKGAPDVFRAEVGWTSAFAKAGYLEPLDGTPALADASVFQPSLIKQATYSGKVYGVPLVTDTLALMYNKDLFAKAGITAAPTTWDELKADAAQLKEKAGVDGFWLKAGDGYYAMPFLYGEGTNMVDAAGKKITVNSAEAVKAVDTYKSMFTSPGTAKADVTTDAYAHMMDAFNNGKVAAIIQGPWEVTNIYKGTAFADKKNLGIAAVPNGSTGKGGAPTGGHNVSVYAGSDAAHKAAAEKLAAFLTSAESQTFLALKNGTLPTRTDAYTDEVKANPGIADFQAILTSAQPRPELPEYASLFGSFGTNLGKIVQDQSDTKAGLDATATDYAKLLPDFTK
- a CDS encoding aldose epimerase family protein → MTAPAEPTEVHRAPYDHSGAGMGLERWTLRAGPVEATVITLGAALHTLTAPDRSGAPAQLLLTSADVGTLLGPAKHYGVTVGRYANRIADSRITLDGEDHPLLPTGHGVTLHGGPDSFSHRVWDAEEIPDGVRMHLHSPDGDQGFPGALDVWVDFTLTGRDLAISYRAVTNKPTVLNLTNHAYFNLAGEGRGDVLGHLLTLDADAYTPVDERQIPYGPYEPVAGTPFDFTTARPLGEGIAEGHPQLKLSRGYDHNWVLRERPADGPPVRAALLADPDSGRTLEVLTTEPGIQVYTANGFDGAVTGPSGTAYGPYAGVALETQHHPDSPHQPSYPSTELRPGQEFRSTTVLRVGTAD
- a CDS encoding AAA family ATPase; this encodes MAEEQNGPQEKTADAGPVGPQLWERDHEMRSIEQAVEKLCREFAAGGLKIGELLLFSGMPGIGKTTMLEQARRIAGAREGCTMLFARGSERERKEPFRVLRQLLMPVLGGLGEDERKEVFGSWYNIVAPAIGLAPPSGEIERIDPQGIHDGLDFVITQLAPRRAPLVVIVDDLHAVDQESLSWLASFAVRARELPVLLVFAFRHEFEEEALPFARQIKERAAHKHELMQLNPVSVAAIVHDEFAEADDAFCRQVWAVTAGTPFDTLALVREVRDQNLEPIEENTPRLRDLAAAARGQGRDYWLEKLGVTVIRFAWAAALLGTEIKEEVAAAICGQSPTQAAESIRVLRRMRVLTGQPDGRLEFVHPLIATSIYQSIPPSTRTGMHGQAATVIENAGGSLLAASRHLLETHPGEGDDAMVRKLRRAAAENLAIGAPEAARRCLERALNEPPDEEDQAEVLFELACASLLTDPEATANQLRRAIDMDPGLSPDLRVEAVFRLSEVVAHSGDLGGAAALCLDESERAAEGPGRLRLLVAHLLYTALQREEKDGPERAERVRRLVAEVDPDSEAARPVRALYAWDLTLRGRGNAEALRAAEDALVDGRLPRSLGWTNTTWNFELPALLGLCFAYNDELARAEKLFSSAILEFEIAGWSGAHRGFAYFLMGYARLRRGFLPEAEDFLRRGLRIADRMGTGLPLTWNLVGVLIDTLLARGRTQEAWEIAVKYRFQPPYHQTALVLPDVATTYGKLLISRGEHRAAVEVLREIGDRLDRRGWRSAVHAPWAGHLAVATAAHDPAAAREIAEDAVERAKESGVPSAIGTALRLAAAVREGAQAVRLLQDAVGWLGRSPAGYEHAHALVDLGAALAQAGRSLEAAEHLYQGLELAKHCGADGLEARAREVLAAAGLQPSRPAAPAKDTLSPHELAVARLAARSLPPQRIAEELKLPLGIVKQRLASVHRKLGTGPGGLADALGLPTDGPGQAD